The Mercurialis annua linkage group LG2, ddMerAnnu1.2, whole genome shotgun sequence genome contains a region encoding:
- the LOC126668647 gene encoding uncharacterized protein LOC126668647 yields the protein MAFVISILEEISGVEALGKAAKIVKGMKIHGFLQNLIFIVIIGALIRGIWFIKPGQAEGIEMIIGLLVINSTNLVRMVFLVMYTMFYLQCKKNHGEEVKILQDSVEYTNLLTTSLVDEDIV from the exons ATGG CATTTGTTATTTCAATTCTTGAGGAAATTAGTGGGGTTGAAGCACTTGGAAAGGCAGCAAAAATTGTCAAGGGCATGAAGATTCATGGATTTCTTCAAAATCTTATATTTATAGTAATAATTGGTGCTTTGATTCGAGGAATATGGTTTATTAAGCCTGGACAAGCTGAGGGAATTGAAATGATTATTGGGTTACTTGTTATAAATTCTACAAATCTTGTTAGAATGGTATTTTTGGTGATGTATACTATGTTTTACTTGCAATGCAAGAAAAACCATGGAGAAGAAGTTAAAATATTGCAAGATAGTGTGGAGTATACTAATCTACTTACTACATCACTAGTTGATGAAGATATTGTATAA